caccggatcgcctcactcgcgagtttgccacgcgcggacggcgggTGGACCACTCGCTGCCCGCACGCTTGCGATGCGGCGCTCTCCACCCCCCGCCACCCGCTCTTCATACCccctactcggaaattcgtggaccgcccgaggtccactcgttgtcaacgtccgtccgcgcgtggaccacctgtcgacaacaagtggacgccgaaagtcgaggcggtgctggtcgggtgccgggtggctatAGCCCTTCGAACCCAGCAATGAAATGATGAAAAgatgttcaaaatttaaatgtaagaGGTATGACAGTGGACCTTGTTATGTActatccatgtcaaattcaaattcaaatgtaattaacccgcacaatcgtatcggctgggttcgaaagggctaaTGAGCTGTAACCTTGTCTTTCCTTGTTTTCAGTTATCAAGTTTCTTCGGGTTAGCGCCACTAAGGTTCGAGTCTCGCCCGAGCGGCTTCACAGTCACTATATCTAGTGCCATGTGTATATATAGCTACATTCTAGTCACAGTTTTAGGTAAGCCACTCTCTAGCCAATCACAATCCATgcaatctaattaccaaacataaCGTTTGCCGCTACATGCCGCTGATACCGCGTAAGACAAGGTTTGGTATttaaattatctgatgcaaattgatgtgcgtcaaacgcattttttttattctttttattcgactggcctgggatggaaaacgagccagtgggtctcctgatggtaagagatcaccaccgcccataatcatctgcaacaccaggggtattgaagatgtgttgccaacctagaggcctaagatgggatacctcaagtgccagtaatttcaccggctgtcttactctccacgccgaaacacaacagtgcaagcactgctgcttcacggcaggattagcgagcaagatggtggtagcaatccgggcggaccttgcacaaggtcctattaCCTGCAAATTGTATAATTATGTAATGACATTACGTATATCGTATATCTAATAGTCCTGTATTTCTAATATCATTAAACAATTAGATTACTTATCTGTTAGGGGGTGTAATGTTTATAAATCCTTATGGATGAGCGAATGAATTGGCATTTTGTGTGGTTTTCAGTAATATGTACAATTTTCGGTCTCGTATCGGAAATCAATGTGGGAGTAGAGCTCTCAGTAAGGATGACGTCACGGATGTCCCAGGTCGTCTCAACCTGTGATGTCCTAGTCGTTGTGGCTACGGCCGGCGCGGGCGTGTACGGTGCCCCTAGGAGAATGAGGAACATGCTCAAATTCATGGACAGCGTAGCTTCGGTGAGTAACGCCTTACTACATTATGATCCCCTGGTACTAGTTGCTGAAATATGCTCCAAAACTCGCTCACTGGCTGCCGTCCTCAAGCTAAAAGGCGGctaagtgaaaaaatcaaaggaccccggacctaaagtatgaaaaatgtggtttcaattaaatatcCTCAGATTTTGATATTGTTATAGATTTCagtcctgaacaaaagtctctaaaaaactaaactaaactctgaaAGGGATTCAGAAACAGAGCACTCTAAGAGAGCtttgttcaggactttgaaatctataacttatcaaaatctcaggatatacCACAATTCCACATTTTCCATGGTAGGTGCTTTAGGTCCGGGGTTCTTTGGAGATGGTCGAAAAACGcggtgtttttttataaatcaatgCAAGTTTATATCGGTTATTTATAGATGCTAGGTAAATCTATGAATTATAGATATCAACTACCAtcgatttaaaataattacttactgcGCTTTTCGACCAATTTTCGACTCTATCTCAAAACTTGATTTTGTCACTTAGCCGCCTTTTAGCTTGAGCACGGCAGTGTGTCAAACTTGTATAAAAACTAGGTAAATTATAAATGGTATCATCGAAAGTATTTACAATAAAGTCCCGTATCACTACGGCCATGTTtctagaaaagttgaaaacctgTCCACGCACGTCAACATTAGGTAGCTGCTCAACTGATGTTTTTGGTCACAAAGCGACAACACGGGAACACGCAGTGAGCAACTCTGAAACACGAAGTGTTGCGCGCAACATGTTTCCAGCAACTCAGCAACATGTTGATTCAACAATGCTGCTCAACAAATGTTTACCATGAATACGGGGCCTATTTTTAAGCTggaaaattttagaaatatgTATTTTACCCCGCCTAAAAATAACTCTTGAGCAAGGAGCGGGAGTCAAAAGCAGAATAATTAATTCCTGGGTAAACATTTAAGTGGGAAGCGTTCGCGTTCGAAAAACGTTTgcattgaaaataattaaatgcgTTTTATTTGGCTACTTTGTTGTTGTAATAGTAAATTTCAGACTGAAGTAAGCtgcgggagcgccaaagttccaATAGtcttcgcaagtcataccgtaatttttgtccgaatcatcgtttgtcataattttttcccactaaaccaatttttaaatggtcctcttatagaaaactatacattaggttaggtttgttttataacaattctgaacaattattggattcagagaaaaaaagagttatgacaaacgatcattctgacaaacattacatttggACTATCATTAcatatgcgagccgatatggacccgtaaGCTGCATTTCAAAGTCACATAAATGTGCTTTTCATCGGGAATGGAAACCAGTACCAGGAGAGCAGAAATGAATAAGAGTTTTACTGACATTTCAGGTAGACAACAGCATCGGGGCTCAATACTCTATCGTCACGGAACGCAAGCTGATAGCAGTGCTCCTGGCAATACTTATCTTCTTCACGGTTCTGATAGCCGATGACTTTTGCTTCTACGCGCTACAAGCTAAAAAGCTTGATAGACAATGTAAGCGAGTATAAACTGTACTAGCGATTCGCCCCAGCTTCACACGGGTGCAACTTTggcttaatctgtcatctcccaggataacaggatcgaaggattttgggcacaaatatgtgcctctgggagaggacaggttaatcgTTGATAACTTACTTTAAAATTCTGTTTAGGtagtaataagaaaaaaaaaccttaaatattGGTTTCATTTCCGTTACATTTACATCAAACCATTATTAATTCTGGTTTCAGGGGACGTAGTGACAAACTATATCGCCTTCTACTTGCTGTGGTACGTGGTGATGGTACTAGAGCTGCAGTTTGCATTCACGGCGCTGTCTGTGCGCACGCGCTTCCAAGCCGTCAACGACGCCATCGCCCTCACCGCGAAACACGTTTCAGTGTCGTGTGAGTTACACTTTGTGGTTATGATGCCCTGGTACTCCCGATATAGTCGAATATCGATCGATTGATTATCAGCAACGACGCCTCGCGCTCATCGACACATCGCCGTGCCGTGTGCGTACAATTTATAGTTATGATGTCCTGATACTCCAGGTAGTGATCGAATATCGATCGATTGATTATCGTGTAGCAACCATACTATCGCGCTCACCGCGAGACACGAAGCCATGCCATATAAGGTTATACTTTGTGGTTATAATGTCCGTACTCTAAATAGTATTAGCGTTCGATGGTCAAATATCGATCAATTGACAATCgataacaacaataaatatcaCTCGATAATATCGATAATGACTCGATAATATTGATACTATGCCTCTGGCAATCGTACTCCGTGGAGTCATTCAGAGAAGTCTTTACGAAGATGATCGAGGTTCACGCTAACTCCTTAAGTTTTTGACAACGattatcatatttttatttagagtaggtatagtaagtaggtatgtatttgttGTCTTTATTTTAgcctctttgtatttttttccatatAAAACGGGGTCAGGAAGAAATCGTTTTGAAACGATAAGACCGCATAGCCTATTgtctaatttgttttttttccttttgtattTCACTGTATCGATTTGTGGTATTCAATAaagtatatttgtattgtagcttgcTTTCGCTATTTCTGTCTCCTGAATTTCCACTATTTGTTGACGCCTAAATAAAaactcctctcatccactcaaaggttgaccgGTAGCGATTCCTAGAGCATCAtcataagttcgcctttattTATGTACATGTATTATTGATAGTATTGAAGCTATGACCTAAACCTGTTGGTTGTGAAactatgtatctaatctactaAAATAAGGGTACACTTTTATTGAAACGGATCTATGGGGAATCGCTTTTTGACAACCCATgaaaagtacgtcaattgatcGGTGGTACCTATCGATAAcctattttaaacaagttttgtCGTTATTTACCACTAATTTCCAGTGGAAAAGCTGGAGCAACCGACGCCTGTGAACATGTTCGCGATCCGTGTGGCGCCGGCCGAGACGCGCCGCTCCGCCAGCAACGTCAGTCTACTGGTCGACTCCCTGCACGGCGCGCAGCTTGACCACCCTATCATTATAAGGAAGACTGGTGCGTTGGTTATGCGATCCTGGTACCTTGCCATTGAATGACGACTTGCTGCATTGAGGACAGTAGGCATCGCTAATTGTTAATTAGCCTATTTGAGTTTGCCCGAGACTTCGTCCAAGCAGATACGCCTGCCGATGagtcgacgtctttttcgcatCTGCGCGATGTTTGGCCCCGGCACAACCCCGGCATGATCATAATTCTATATTTTCAGTAAACGGCGAGCCCCGACTGATAGTGCCGCCGTGCGAGGCTATACGGCGGCTCGCAGCGCTGCACGGTGCACTTTGTGAGGTGGTGCAAAGGATCGACCGGAGCTACGGCCTACCGCTCATTGTGATCCTCCTGTCCACGCTGCTGCACCTGATTGTCACGCCGTACTTCCTTATCATGGAGATAAGTACGTGAAGAGTTATGTTGCCCTGGTAGTTCCTAATCCGCCGCACTGGCTACGCGTCAGAACTATGGCCCGAGCCCTCCCATTATAAATAAtagcctgtgccctgcagttgGACGTATTAAGttaagctgatgatgatgggtaTTTAGTTGATCAGCAGGTACGGCCATAGCTACATCCTACCCATATCCTACCGAACATGTTGGCTCTTTTGTCTACTCTTGTTTTGTCTTGTCATATTTCGCCATCATAGATAGTACGTGTTACTTCATGCTGCCCTGGTAGTTCAGGTAAGCGGTGCAGCTTGATTTGCCGTACTTTGAGCTCTTTCGGTGCGAGTCACCGCATTGTCTTGCATCTTGCTAATGAGTAAATGTCGATGAGTATATAGGTATCAATCGTGTCATGCTACTCTGGTAATCAAATAATGATCTCATAGTCCAGAATAGACTGAGTGATCCAATCTGACTAAAATTTActaaatgagcatttctaaaaaaagacatttgatttgcgactccgatttggaaaaaaatttgcaattggtactgtatggaaatttccttttttgttaccaaaactatggatttgcggtaacaaaaaaggaactttccatacaaattaattgggacatttcgggaatcgggagactatgttatttaaactcagtatcgttcactctatctagctgcaaatttttacccaaatcggagtcgcaaatcaaatgttcaaacttttttagaaatgctcaaattattgtttttatttcagttgtatcTACAAATCGTATTCATTTTCTGGTGCTGCAGTTTTTGTGGTGCGTCACACACATGCTACGAATGTTTGTCGTGGTGGAACCCTGTCACTACACAGTTACTGAGGTGAGTAAACTAGGAAACTGAACCGCATGCTACGAGtggaaactttcgcatttgttattatctaaggggctgtttcaccacccttaatatttgacggataaaatgtgatgccggtctccgtctattcgaacaaaacaaacagagccagcatcacatttatccgtcaaataaattccatcaatggatggtgaaacagggggttaattgGGTAGGCCACAAGAATGCTGAAAATTGACTTGCTTTCTTTATGTATATTAGGGCAAAAAGACAGAGGAGTTAGTCTGTCAACTGATGACGTATGCGCCATCCGGAGGAGCGCTGCCCTCCCGACTGGAGCTGTTCTCGCGACAGCTGATGCTGCGTTCCGTGACCTACTCACCACTCGGCATGTGCACGCTCGACAGGCCACTTGTAGCTTCTGTAAGTGGGTAGTGTACCAGGATATAAGAAGTCGGTGTCACTGCTCTCGCGGTAGCTGATGGTGCGTTCCGTGCATATTTGCCGCATGGAATGTGCGCACTAGACAGATAAGATCACTTGTCGCTTCTGTAAGACGGGCTTGCGTGGACCTCAGATAAGTACTTAACTCCTCAGTCAGTTAATTGTTAACTGTCACTATTTAACCCTAGACCATGCAAAACGGTCTAAAGTGTCTGGTTGATGATTTATATCAGGGAATAAAAACCTTGTAGCTGATCCATCCAGCTCCATCGCTGACAAGTGCATGCATGACAGTCCACTTGCTACTTATGTGTCAGAAACGTCTGGCAATACGACCTCGGGGTATAAGAAACTTGCAACCTTAACATTGCTTAGTCAATTGGTTCTAAAAGTAACTAACTAAAGAAGAAGGAGGCCAGGAAAATTCAACAACAGTGCTTTACTGTTCTTGAATTATGACTGCAAAGAAGCCCGAACTGATGGTCGATTATATATTATCTTCCATTGCAGGTAATTGGAGCTGTGACAACATACTTGGTGATCCTCATACAGTTCCAAAGATATGACACTTAAAAGAATCAACTATAACAGTGAAATGTGAGCCGGGGGGCAAAAAATCTGAATTAAATACACAAACGCAAAGGCTAGCTTCTTCTACTACTTGAGAGTATGACAACTATAAATTGTTTGGTCCCCATTCAAGAAAACTAATGTAATTACAGTACGTATGTAGATCATTCATACACCAGGAACACAGGACATTACTGGAGacaattaaaacttatttacccATCTCAGTTAATAAAACTATTGACCAGTGTTTCGTAACAGTAATTAGCCCAgaataaccagaaaaagagatcagcgctgggaatcgaacccaggtcctcagcaatccgtgctgcatgctataacccctacaccaccgctggacaggaatttagacacgaatttttcctatgcatacataacTCAGGTTGCTtgtttctactacgctacttgaAGCAGCAGCACTAAGCAGCATTAATAGGATTCGAGTTCTTTTGTTTTAGCATCTATTTTCAACTTGTGAGTCAGTTATACTCTATATTGTATTACGATCTAATTTATGAAATGTGTAAACAatgacgccatttatccgagaACTCAATAGTGTGAAAAActtagaacctattgcaaaataattaatctgttcagtaaatcgattaatttattaatcgaatagatcaaagtatttttttctgttttattatttacaatacttgatttcattccaaatactgtttatttaattataaaagcagcaactattttttaattttaagaaaagtaaataaaaatcgcttattcatccgcgcattaatcgatttttaaaatataaaattttccacCTACTACACTACTACAGATTATGTACACATGTTTCAATAAAGAattaacgtcagattttgacgaagatttttcaagtgaaaaataaatatttaaatcaagtgaattttggtgaaaaaagtgattaggcatctagttaaaagacacgaattatggataaatgtgttattgattcgattcAATGGGTGTTTAggtatacaagaattttgatgaaatcggtttgtttacacttttaataaattgaataggcataacgtatagtctagtttttactttagttattattatatttactgaATTGTGCAGGTTTGTTCTCTACCAGGACTCCAGAATCACATTGTAGTCATAGTCTGCTGATTTTTCTTTACCTGCAAATTTTTCTGCCAAATCGTCCGGGGGGCGATGAAACACGTATAAAGCACACTTGTACGCATTACCGCACACTCATGTCAAAAAAATTGCGTTCCTACAGATGCCTACGAAAACAAAATTGTGACACAGACGTAAAAACCGCACACCAATAGACATTTTTCCGTAATCACACTGATTtttacacacacactcacactcGAACTAGTAATGTGGCATGTGTAAAGACCGATTCAATTGAATGGGCAgcaaaaaaaagaatgaatgagtgaaattaagttaatatattttcaaataaacctC
The sequence above is a segment of the Choristoneura fumiferana chromosome 9, NRCan_CFum_1, whole genome shotgun sequence genome. Coding sequences within it:
- the LOC141431342 gene encoding gustatory receptor for sugar taste 43a-like; the protein is MLWTYDLQVSSNVLKVSPLYTQRWNGIEAAAKDGGAVAPAQPAADSKQDGPAHCVVGGAHAFILRLSSFFGLAPLRFESRPSGFTVTISSAMCIYSYILVTVLVICTIFGLVSEINVGVELSVRMTSRMSQVVSTCDVLVVVATAGAGVYGAPRRMRNMLKFMDSVASVDNSIGAQYSIVTERKLIAVLLAILIFFTVLIADDFCFYALQAKKLDRQWDVVTNYIAFYLLWYVVMVLELQFAFTALSVRTRFQAVNDAIALTAKHVSVSLEKLEQPTPVNMFAIRVAPAETRRSASNVSLLVDSLHGAQLDHPIIIRKTVNGEPRLIVPPCEAIRRLAALHGALCEVVQRIDRSYGLPLIVILLSTLLHLIVTPYFLIMEIIVSTNRIHFLVLQFLWCVTHMLRMFVVVEPCHYTVTEGKKTEELVCQLMTYAPSGGALPSRLELFSRQLMLRSVTYSPLGMCTLDRPLVASVIGAVTTYLVILIQFQRYDT